Proteins encoded within one genomic window of Panicum virgatum strain AP13 chromosome 1N, P.virgatum_v5, whole genome shotgun sequence:
- the LOC120655852 gene encoding bidirectional sugar transporter SWEET15-like encodes MAFLNMEQQTWAFTFGILGNIISLMVFLSPLPTFYRVYRKKATEGFQSTPYVVTLFSCMLWIFYALLKSGSELLVTINGVGCVIETVYIAMFLVYAPRPARVLTAKMLLGLNVGVFGLVALVTMLLSKHGSLRVHVLGWICVSVALSVFAAPLSIMRQVIRTKSVEFMPFSLSFFLVLSAVIWFAYGALKKDVFVAFPNVLGFVFGVAQMALYMAYRSRNPAAAVVMVEEVKLPEHAKEVAAAPEGRASCGAEVHPIDILPVATTRDGPQPVAVAIDVPEPAVVTCAAAAAAGGDGLVAAELAMMKPDAAIAVEV; translated from the exons ATGGCTTTCCTCAACATGGAGCAGCAGACCTGGGCCTTCACCTTCGGTATCCTAG GTAACATAATCTCGCTGATGGTGTTTCTGTCACCGCT GCCGACGTTCTACCGCGTGTACCGCAAGAAGGCGACGGAGGGTTTCCAGTCGACGCCGTACGTGGTGACCCTCTTCAGCTGCATGCTGTGGATCTTCTACGCGCTGCTCAAGTCCGGGTCGGAGCTGCTGGTGACCATCAACGGCGTCGGCTGCGTCATCGAGACGGTGTACATCGCCATGTTCCTCGTGTACGCGCCCAGGCCCGCCCGGGTGCTCACGGCCAAGATGCTGCTCGGCCTCAACGTCGGCGTCTTCGGCCTCGTCGCGCTCGTCACCATGCTGCTCTCCAAGCACGGCAGCCTCCGCGTGCACGTGCTCGGGTGGATCTGCGTCAGCGTCGCGCTCAGCGTCTTCGCCGCGCCGCTCAGCATCATG CGGCAGGTGATCCGGACCAAGAGCGTCGAGTTCATGCCCTTCTCGCTGTCCTTCTTCCTGGTGCTGAGCGCGGTGATCTGGTTCGCGTACGGCGCGCTCAAGAAGGACGTGTTCGTGGCGTTCCCCAACGTGCTGGGCTTCGTCTTCGGCGTGGCGCAGATGGCGCTGTACATGGCGTACCGGAGCAGGAACCCCGCGGCCGCGGTGGTGATGGTGGAGGAGGTCAAGCTTCCGGAGCACGCTAAGGAGGTGGCCGCGGCGCCCGAGGGCAGGGCCAGCTGCGGCGCCGAGGTGCACCCCATCGACATCCTGCCGGTGGCGACGACGCGCGACGGCCCGCAGCCGGTCGCCGTGGCTATCGACGTGCCGGAGCCCGCGGTCGTcacgtgcgcggcggcggcggcggctggcggcgacggcctcgtggcggcggagctggcgATGATGAAGCCTGACGCGGCCATTGCCGTGGAGGTGTAG
- the LOC120655853 gene encoding serine/threonine-protein kinase PBS1-like, which yields MGCFSCFDSPADEQLNPKLGGAGGYGGASSAAVAYGAGSGGGRHGDRGYPDLQQAPMAAPRVEKLSAAAEKARVKSNALAREASAPKDANGNVISAQTFTFRELATATRNFRPECFLGEGGFGRVYKGRLESTGQVVAIKQLNRDGLQGNREFLVEVLMLSLLHHQNLVNLIGYCADGDQRLLVYEYMPFGSLEDHLHDLPLDKEALDWNTRMKIAAGAAKGLEYLHDKANPPVIYRDFKSSNILLDEGFHPKLSDFGLAKLGPVGDKSHVSTRVMGTYGYCAPEYAMTGQLTVKSDVYSFGVVLLELITGRRAIDSTRPHGEQNLVSWARPLFNDRRKLPKMADPRLEGRYPMRGLYQALAVASMCIQSEAASRPLIADVVTALSYLASQSYDPNAALASRKPGGDQRSKPGENGRVVSRNDETSSSGHKSPGKDREDSPRDLPGILNKDFDRERMVAEAKMWGDRERMVAEAKMWGDRERMVAEAKMWGENWRDKRRAENGQGSLDSPTRSS from the exons ATGGGCTGCTTCTCCTGCTTCGACTCGCCCGCCGATGAGCAGCTCAACcccaagctcggcggcgccggggggTACGGCGGCGCGTCCTCGGCCGCCGTGGCGTACggcgccggctccggcggcggccggcacgggGACAGGGGCTACCCGGACCTGCAGCAGGCGCCCATGGCGGCCCCGCGCGTCGAGAAGCTCTCCGCAG CGGCTGAGAAAGCGAGGGTCAAGAGTAATGCGCTCGCGAGAGAGGCTTCAGCGCCAAAGGATGCCAATGGCAATGTTATCTCTGCGCAAACTTTCACCTTCCGCGAGCTTGCCACAGCCACCAGGAACTTCAGGCCCGAGTGCTTCCTGGGAGAAGGAGGGTTTGGACGCGTTTACAAAGGCCGTCTCGAGAGCACAGGCCAG GTTGTTGCTATAAAGCAGCTTAATAGGGATGGGCTTCAAGGAAACAGAGAATTTCTAGTAGAAGTCCTCATGCTCAGTTTATTGCATCATCAAAACCTGGTTAATTTGATTGGCTATTGCGCTGATGGAGATCAGCGCCTTCTAGTTTATGAGTATATGCCCTTCGGATCATTGGAAGATCATTTACACG ATCTACCTCTTGATAAGGAGGCCTTGGACTGGAACACCAGGATGAAAATTGCAGCAGGTGCTGCCAAAGGACTGGAGTACCTTCATGACAAAGCTAATCCTCCAGTTATTTATAGGGATTTTAAGTCATCAAACATTCTGTTGGATGAAGGTTTCCACCCAAAGCTCTCTGACTTTGGCCTTGCTAAGTTGGGTCCTGTTGGTGACAAATCTCATGTCTCAACACGTGTGATGGGTACATATGGTTATTGTGCACCGGAGTATGCTATGACAGGACAACTGACAGTGAAGTCGGATGTGTATAGCTTTGGAGTTGTCCTGCTTGAGTTGATTACTGGTCGTAGGGCTATCGACAGCACTAGACCACATGGAGAACAAAATCTTGTCTCATGG GCACGGCCTCTTTTCAACGACAGAAGAAAACTCCCTAAAATGGCTGACCCTAGGCTGGAAGGGCGATATCCCATGCGCGGGCTTTACCAAGCCCTCGCGGTGGCATCCATGTGCATTCAGTCGGAGGCTGCTTCCCGCCCACTGATTGCAGATGTTGTGACTGCTCTGTCCTACTTGGCATCTCAGTCATATGATCCCAATGCGGCCCTTGCTTCAAGGAAGCCCGGTGGCGACCAGCGAAGCAAGCCTGGGGAGAACGGCAGGGTGGTTTCCAGGAATGACGAGACCAGCAGCTCTGGCCACAAGTCGCCGGGCAAGGACAGGGAGGACTCACCCCGGGACCTCCCAGGTATCCTGAACAAGGACTTTGACCGGGAGCGCATGGTGGCGGAGGCCAAGATGTGGGGTGACCGCGAGCGCATGGTAGCGGAGGCGAAGATGTGGGGCGACCGCGAGCGCATGGTGGCCGAGGCGAAGATGTGGGGCGAGAATTGGCGTGACAAGCGGCGAGCGGAGAACGGACAGGGGAGCCTGGATTCGCCAACCAGGAGCAGCTAG